Proteins encoded in a region of the Diospyros lotus cultivar Yz01 chromosome 9, ASM1463336v1, whole genome shotgun sequence genome:
- the LOC127810448 gene encoding protein indeterminate-domain 5, chloroplastic-like isoform X1, with protein sequence MDMERTKEAKAKAAMAAPSSSAAAFFGMREEDENQMTQQHSLPVPASSATTTQKRRRNQPGMPTDPDAEVIALSPRTLMATNRFVCEVCNKGFQREQNLQLHRRGHNLPWKLKQKTTKEVKRKVYLCPEPTCVHHDPSRALGDLTGIKKHYSRKHGEKKYKCEKCSKKYAVQSDWKAHTKTCGTREYRCDCGTLFSRRDSFITHRAFCDALAQETARHPSTLNTIGSHLFGSSNVSLGLSPVGQQISSIQDQNQPSTDLLRLGGSRTTTVQFDTLIPPNISSAFRPPQPAVPPPTFFMPEPNQDYHDHHDNQSPHGLLQNKPFHGLMQIPDQLQNNSSQPNLSFFSNGNNSSSIGNDNTNNENNTNNGNGNGNLSSPSFLVSNQFNNGNNGTAGGESSSLFSGSLMGNQISSFYGSNNNVSSNMSATALLQKAAQIGSTTSKSSASLLRGFGSSSSTGTKNFTNIFGDNNGNGTNNLQDLMNSLAGGSSSNIFGVGSNLFGTTNEQENNSFGGFNANRSSSFGSSDRLTRDFLGVGDHMVRSMSGGFSQQGGNEMGSLDQQPKTARKSQAFGEGNFQ encoded by the exons ATGGACATGG AAAGAACGAAGGAGGCTAAAGCAAAAGCAGCCATGGCGGCGCCTTCTTCCTCAGCGGCAGCGTTCTTCGGAATGCGAGAAGAAGACGAAAACCAGATGACTCAACAGCATTCATTACCAGTACCAGCTTCATCCGCAACAACCACCCAGAAACGGAGAAGAAATCAACCTGGAATGCCAA CAGATCCAGACGCAGAGGTTATCGCGCTATCTCCCAGGACCCTAATGGCAACGAACCGGTTTGTTTGTGAGGTTTGCAACAAAGGGTTCCAAAGGGAGCAAAACCTACAGCTCCACAGAAGAGGACACAACCTGCCTTGGAAGCTAAAGCAGAAGACTACAAAAGAGGTGAAGAGGAAGGTCTATCTTTGCCCTGAGCCCACATGCGTCCATCATGACCCTTCAAGGGCTCTCGGAGACCTTACTGGCATCAAGAAACACTACTCTAGAAAACATGGTGAAAAGAAGTATAAGTGTGAGAAGTGTTCGAAGAAATATGCGGTGCAATCTGACTGGAAGGCTCACACCAAGACTTGTGGTACTAGAGAGTACAGATGTGACTGTGGCACTCTTTTCTCAAG GCGAGACAGTTTTATCACACACAGGGCTTTTTGTGATGCACTTGCTCAAGAGACTGCGAGGCATCCATCCACCTTGAACACCATTGGCAGCCACTTATTTGGAAGCAGCAACGTGAGCTTAGGCTTATCTCCAGTGGGCCAGCAAATTTCCTCGATTCAAGACCAGAACCAGCCATCTACTGATCTTCTAAGGCTAGGTGGTTCCAGGACTACTACTGTACAATTTGATACTCTTATTCCGCCCAACATTAGCTCTGCTTTTCGGCCACCGCAGCCTGCTGTGCCTCCTCCGACCTTCTTCATGCCGGAACCAAATCAAGACTACCATGACCATCACGACAACCAATCCCCACATGGGTTGCTCCAAAACAAGCCATTTCATGGACTAATGCAAATTCCTGATCAGCTTCAAAACAATTCAAGCCAACCAAATCTTAGCTTCTTCTCCAATGGCAACAACAGCAGCAGCATTGGTAATGACAACACCAACAATGAAAACAACACCAACAATGGAAATGGCAATGGCAATCTATCCTCTCCAAGCTTCCTGGTTTCAAATCAATTCAACAATGGAAACAATGGTACTGCTGGCGGTGAGAGTTCCAGTCTGTTCTCTGGAAGCCTAATGGGAAACCAAATCTCTTCTTTCTATGGCAGCAACAACAATGTCAGTTCAAACATGTCTGCAACGGCACTACTTCAAAAAGCTGCACAAATCGGTTCAACCACAAGCAAGAGCAGTGCCTCTCTTTTGAGAGGATTTGGAAGCTCCTCCTCAACTGGCACAAAAAACTTCACCAATATTTTTGGGGACAACAATGGAAATGGAACAAACAATCTTCAAGATCTGATGAACTCTCTTGCTGGAGGCAGCTCCAGCAACATCTTTGGAGTTGGGTCTAACCTCTTCGGTACTACAAATGAACAAGAGAATAACTCTTTTGGTGGATTCAATGCAAATAGATCATCAAGCTTTGGGAGCTCCGATAGGCTGACAAGGGACTTTCTTGGGGTTGGAGACCATATGGTTAGGAGCATGAGTGGAGGGTTTTCACAGCAAGGTGGGAATGAGATGGGCTCTTTGGATCAACAACCAAAGACTGCGCGGAAAAGCCAAGCCTTTGGAGAGGGGAATTTTCAGTGA
- the LOC127810448 gene encoding protein indeterminate-domain 5, chloroplastic-like isoform X2, with the protein MDMERTKEAKAKAAMAAPSSSAAAFFGMREEDENQMTQQHSLPVPASSATTTQKRRRNQPGMPNPDAEVIALSPRTLMATNRFVCEVCNKGFQREQNLQLHRRGHNLPWKLKQKTTKEVKRKVYLCPEPTCVHHDPSRALGDLTGIKKHYSRKHGEKKYKCEKCSKKYAVQSDWKAHTKTCGTREYRCDCGTLFSRRDSFITHRAFCDALAQETARHPSTLNTIGSHLFGSSNVSLGLSPVGQQISSIQDQNQPSTDLLRLGGSRTTTVQFDTLIPPNISSAFRPPQPAVPPPTFFMPEPNQDYHDHHDNQSPHGLLQNKPFHGLMQIPDQLQNNSSQPNLSFFSNGNNSSSIGNDNTNNENNTNNGNGNGNLSSPSFLVSNQFNNGNNGTAGGESSSLFSGSLMGNQISSFYGSNNNVSSNMSATALLQKAAQIGSTTSKSSASLLRGFGSSSSTGTKNFTNIFGDNNGNGTNNLQDLMNSLAGGSSSNIFGVGSNLFGTTNEQENNSFGGFNANRSSSFGSSDRLTRDFLGVGDHMVRSMSGGFSQQGGNEMGSLDQQPKTARKSQAFGEGNFQ; encoded by the exons ATGGACATGG AAAGAACGAAGGAGGCTAAAGCAAAAGCAGCCATGGCGGCGCCTTCTTCCTCAGCGGCAGCGTTCTTCGGAATGCGAGAAGAAGACGAAAACCAGATGACTCAACAGCATTCATTACCAGTACCAGCTTCATCCGCAACAACCACCCAGAAACGGAGAAGAAATCAACCTGGAATGCCAA ATCCAGACGCAGAGGTTATCGCGCTATCTCCCAGGACCCTAATGGCAACGAACCGGTTTGTTTGTGAGGTTTGCAACAAAGGGTTCCAAAGGGAGCAAAACCTACAGCTCCACAGAAGAGGACACAACCTGCCTTGGAAGCTAAAGCAGAAGACTACAAAAGAGGTGAAGAGGAAGGTCTATCTTTGCCCTGAGCCCACATGCGTCCATCATGACCCTTCAAGGGCTCTCGGAGACCTTACTGGCATCAAGAAACACTACTCTAGAAAACATGGTGAAAAGAAGTATAAGTGTGAGAAGTGTTCGAAGAAATATGCGGTGCAATCTGACTGGAAGGCTCACACCAAGACTTGTGGTACTAGAGAGTACAGATGTGACTGTGGCACTCTTTTCTCAAG GCGAGACAGTTTTATCACACACAGGGCTTTTTGTGATGCACTTGCTCAAGAGACTGCGAGGCATCCATCCACCTTGAACACCATTGGCAGCCACTTATTTGGAAGCAGCAACGTGAGCTTAGGCTTATCTCCAGTGGGCCAGCAAATTTCCTCGATTCAAGACCAGAACCAGCCATCTACTGATCTTCTAAGGCTAGGTGGTTCCAGGACTACTACTGTACAATTTGATACTCTTATTCCGCCCAACATTAGCTCTGCTTTTCGGCCACCGCAGCCTGCTGTGCCTCCTCCGACCTTCTTCATGCCGGAACCAAATCAAGACTACCATGACCATCACGACAACCAATCCCCACATGGGTTGCTCCAAAACAAGCCATTTCATGGACTAATGCAAATTCCTGATCAGCTTCAAAACAATTCAAGCCAACCAAATCTTAGCTTCTTCTCCAATGGCAACAACAGCAGCAGCATTGGTAATGACAACACCAACAATGAAAACAACACCAACAATGGAAATGGCAATGGCAATCTATCCTCTCCAAGCTTCCTGGTTTCAAATCAATTCAACAATGGAAACAATGGTACTGCTGGCGGTGAGAGTTCCAGTCTGTTCTCTGGAAGCCTAATGGGAAACCAAATCTCTTCTTTCTATGGCAGCAACAACAATGTCAGTTCAAACATGTCTGCAACGGCACTACTTCAAAAAGCTGCACAAATCGGTTCAACCACAAGCAAGAGCAGTGCCTCTCTTTTGAGAGGATTTGGAAGCTCCTCCTCAACTGGCACAAAAAACTTCACCAATATTTTTGGGGACAACAATGGAAATGGAACAAACAATCTTCAAGATCTGATGAACTCTCTTGCTGGAGGCAGCTCCAGCAACATCTTTGGAGTTGGGTCTAACCTCTTCGGTACTACAAATGAACAAGAGAATAACTCTTTTGGTGGATTCAATGCAAATAGATCATCAAGCTTTGGGAGCTCCGATAGGCTGACAAGGGACTTTCTTGGGGTTGGAGACCATATGGTTAGGAGCATGAGTGGAGGGTTTTCACAGCAAGGTGGGAATGAGATGGGCTCTTTGGATCAACAACCAAAGACTGCGCGGAAAAGCCAAGCCTTTGGAGAGGGGAATTTTCAGTGA